One genomic region from Candidatus Gastranaerophilales bacterium encodes:
- a CDS encoding 4Fe-4S binding protein, translating into MKRNIITINEEKCNGCGACVPDCPEGALQIIDGKARLVSDLFCDGLGACIKACPQDAMHVEEREAEPYDEYKVMENIIAGGKNVIIAHLKHLKEHGENKLFEQAIDALKQANIEVPPLEDKPFQGCPGMMQKDLRHKTDNTAPNADVVMQSELNNWPIQLKLLNPNAPYLAKADLIIAADCTAFAYANFHSKFLKNKVLMMLCPKLDTDINLYIEKLADIFEKQDIQSITLVHMEVPCCGGVEVIVKRALEQAGKYILVKDYTVSIDGELI; encoded by the coding sequence ATGAAGCGAAATATTATTACAATAAATGAAGAAAAATGTAACGGCTGCGGGGCTTGTGTTCCTGATTGTCCGGAAGGTGCGCTGCAAATTATAGACGGCAAAGCAAGACTGGTAAGTGATTTGTTTTGTGATGGTCTTGGCGCTTGTATAAAGGCTTGTCCGCAAGATGCTATGCATGTAGAGGAGCGTGAAGCCGAACCTTATGATGAATATAAAGTTATGGAAAATATTATTGCAGGCGGAAAAAATGTTATTATTGCGCATCTTAAACACCTCAAAGAACATGGGGAAAATAAGCTGTTTGAACAGGCGATAGATGCTCTTAAGCAGGCAAATATTGAAGTTCCTCCGCTTGAAGACAAACCTTTTCAAGGCTGCCCCGGGATGATGCAGAAGGATTTAAGGCATAAAACAGATAATACTGCCCCGAATGCAGATGTCGTAATGCAATCAGAGCTGAATAACTGGCCTATACAGCTTAAACTGCTAAATCCTAACGCCCCTTATTTGGCTAAAGCTGATTTGATAATAGCTGCAGATTGTACTGCTTTTGCGTATGCAAATTTTCACTCTAAATTTTTAAAAAATAAAGTACTTATGATGCTTTGCCCTAAGCTTGATACTGATATTAATTTATATATCGAAAAACTTGCGGATATATTTGAAAAACAGGATATTCAATCAATAACCCTGGTGCATATGGAGGTACCATGCTGCGGTGGTGTGGAAGTTATCGTAAAAAGGGCATTGGAACAAGCAGGCAAGTATATTTTGGTGAAAGATTATACAGTGTCAATCGATGGAGAACTTATTTAA
- a CDS encoding Rrf2 family transcriptional regulator, producing the protein MLKMTEASAIALHSLIYIAGRKEKVSSLKEIAKKFDISENHLSKVLQRLVKEGIITSSKGPKGGFLIVPRKRNISFLEVYEIIEGRVKINNCLFNSNSNSNDCSDCIMDDLLTRLNNEFISYMKTHKISDFSF; encoded by the coding sequence ATGCTTAAAATGACTGAGGCATCAGCAATAGCATTACACTCTCTAATATATATAGCTGGAAGAAAAGAAAAAGTATCTTCGCTTAAAGAAATTGCAAAAAAATTCGATATATCCGAAAATCATCTTTCTAAAGTCTTGCAAAGGCTTGTAAAAGAAGGAATTATCACCTCTTCTAAAGGTCCTAAAGGTGGATTTTTAATAGTTCCGAGGAAACGAAATATTTCGTTTCTTGAGGTATATGAAATTATTGAAGGCAGGGTTAAAATAAACAATTGTTTGTTTAATTCTAACTCTAATTCAAATGATTGTTCGGACTGCATTATGGATGATTTACTTACACGGTTGAATAATGAATTTATTTCTTATATGAAAACCCATAAGATATCTGATTTTTCGTTTTAG